A single region of the Salvia miltiorrhiza cultivar Shanhuang (shh) chromosome 8, IMPLAD_Smil_shh, whole genome shotgun sequence genome encodes:
- the LOC130998075 gene encoding protein terminal ear1 homolog, protein MLDGFCLVENHKAGNEATSGEEAHIAYAYDFLYLPIDFKSKRSRGFAFVNFTSSRAVWSFYDSIHLTDWGFLEKFKWKKRIEIGCAKIQGKEELVKHFSGSVFQCGTDEYLPVCFSPARDGSGQPVELTVVGNRRYNH, encoded by the exons ATGCTGGATGGCTTCTGCCTTGTGGAAAATCACAAGGCTGGAAACGAGGCCACATCGGGAGAAGAAGCTCACATTGCCTATGCTTACGACTTTCTGTACTTGCCCATTGATTTCAA GAGTAAGAGAAGCCGAGGTTTTGCATTTGTCAACTTCACCAGCTCAAGAGCTGTGTGGAGCTTCTACGATTCCATCCACCTCACAGATTGGGGTTTTCTCGAGAAATTCAAATGGAAAAAAAGAATCGAGATTGGCTGCGCCAAAATCCAG GGGAAGGAAGAGCTGGTGAAGCACTTTTCGGGGTCGGTTTTCCAGTGTGGAACCGATGAGTACCTGCCGGTGTGCTTCAGCCCGGCAAGGGATGGCTCCGGGCAGCCGGTTGAGCTAACCGTCGTCGGAAACCGTCGCTATAATCATTAG